One genomic segment of Ehrlichia chaffeensis str. Arkansas includes these proteins:
- a CDS encoding ribonuclease HII: MPDFSIENEISKLINNKHCTIVGVDEVGYGSLAGPVVSAAVFFPKHDNHITYNIQDSKKLTPKKRLEIYNIITPMVKWSIGLAEVHEIDQYNILNATHIAMQRALRGLNSNIDYVIVDGNKVPELPWNAKAVVDGDNISISIAAASIIAKVTRDKLMETLHIQFPQYNWNKNKGYGTKHHLESLHKYGKTIHHRNTFAPASGITKLYNK; the protein is encoded by the coding sequence ATGCCAGATTTTTCTATAGAAAATGAAATATCAAAATTAATAAATAATAAACACTGTACTATAGTAGGAGTTGACGAAGTAGGATATGGTTCATTAGCTGGCCCTGTAGTATCAGCTGCTGTTTTTTTTCCAAAACATGACAATCACATCACATACAATATTCAAGATTCAAAAAAACTCACTCCAAAAAAAAGGCTAGAAATTTATAATATAATCACTCCTATGGTAAAATGGAGTATAGGGCTTGCTGAAGTGCATGAAATTGACCAGTATAATATACTAAATGCTACACATATTGCTATGCAAAGGGCACTTAGAGGGTTAAATTCTAATATAGATTATGTAATAGTAGATGGAAATAAAGTTCCAGAGCTACCATGGAATGCAAAAGCCGTTGTAGATGGAGATAACATAAGTATATCAATTGCAGCAGCATCTATAATTGCAAAAGTCACACGAGATAAACTAATGGAAACACTACACATACAATTCCCACAATACAACTGGAACAAAAATAAAGGGTATGGTACTAAACATCATTTAGAGTCTTTACATAAGTATGGTAAAACTATACACCACAGAAATACATTTGCCCCAGCATCAGGGATAACTAAACTTTACAATAAATGA
- a CDS encoding aminotransferase class I/II-fold pyridoxal phosphate-dependent enzyme produces the protein MLDEILNQELIKLKVDNLYREPSTVTRSEVGCLVCQNNERLVSFSCNDYLGLIGHPLLKESAINAINNYGVGAGASRMVTGNNILYQCLEDKLAKLYHTEMALVFSSGYLTNVGVISALVHRHDMIISDKLVHSSIIDGIKLSSAKHYRFEHNDYGHCEDILKKYRRLHKYCFIVVEQVYSMNGDIAPIDQLKKLAEKYSAWLIVDCAHGFGLIPCANSDIYIGTLSKAVGVLGGYVCASEVVIKYIQNKAKTFIYTTALPPMVIAAANAALDIISASVNDIPIKLAKFFCKNLNLAEPSSHIVPLIMKNMNSVLHAQQVLREAGFLVVAIRPPTVPTPRLRFVFSVNHSLSDIEKLCEVIKRNKLA, from the coding sequence ATGTTGGATGAAATATTAAATCAAGAACTTATTAAATTAAAGGTTGATAATTTATATAGAGAACCTTCTACTGTAACTAGATCTGAAGTAGGTTGTTTGGTTTGTCAAAATAACGAGAGATTAGTTTCCTTCTCTTGTAATGATTATTTAGGGTTAATAGGTCATCCTTTATTAAAAGAGTCAGCTATAAATGCGATAAATAATTATGGTGTAGGTGCTGGTGCCTCACGCATGGTTACAGGGAATAATATCCTTTATCAATGCTTAGAAGATAAATTAGCAAAGTTATATCATACAGAAATGGCTTTAGTATTTAGTAGTGGTTATTTAACAAATGTAGGTGTTATTTCTGCTTTAGTGCATAGACATGATATGATCATTTCTGACAAATTAGTACATTCTTCTATTATAGATGGTATTAAACTTTCTTCTGCTAAGCATTATAGGTTTGAGCATAATGATTATGGACATTGTGAAGATATATTAAAAAAATATAGGAGGTTACATAAGTACTGTTTTATTGTAGTTGAGCAAGTGTATAGTATGAATGGTGATATTGCTCCAATTGATCAGTTAAAAAAATTGGCGGAAAAATATAGTGCGTGGCTTATTGTGGATTGTGCTCATGGATTTGGATTAATACCTTGTGCTAATTCAGATATATACATTGGTACTTTATCTAAAGCAGTTGGTGTTTTAGGTGGATATGTATGTGCATCGGAGGTTGTTATAAAGTATATACAGAATAAAGCTAAAACTTTTATATATACGACTGCTCTACCTCCGATGGTTATTGCTGCTGCGAATGCTGCGTTGGATATTATAAGTGCATCTGTTAATGATATACCTATTAAATTGGCTAAATTTTTTTGTAAAAATCTGAATCTTGCTGAACCTAGTAGTCATATAGTACCATTAATTATGAAAAATATGAATAGCGTTTTACATGCACAGCAAGTGTTAAGGGAAGCAGGTTTTCTTGTTGTGGCAATACGTCCTCCTACTGTACCGACTCCAAGACTGAGATTTGTATTTAGTGTGAATCATAGCTTATCAGATATAGAGAAATTGTGTGAAGTTATAAAACGAAATAAGTTAGCCTAA
- a CDS encoding polymer-forming cytoskeletal protein, whose product MLKYCVTDSSRERSIPQCTTQCDKTSRTITDFNGRKPYMIKRYFVQFGSHKEIIKDLNDRVRHVYIEMCDLINQLSKEDSRAFFSTLCSSCMTSFFYDLSYLQYDLSIFLGCQSRLLEKVPNIVISEDTLCKLCEDLVSNYFSINNILLSDAAVSSEQAIESAGSATASTGVGSVSKQQDMGGGLGVVSDGNTLLIGGQMESVLCVMRQTQNILLRLQRQCHSSNQFMASSVDFPSEQFSDVKVGIHNFQISLDNMFRILKRLNSVLNIILLENEEKKSEFSAIESSICQNGSDPRLVKVLILNHMLNQKRSRLSRMSYQSVSSSRERESCDSIDMNETVEHVVLTSEEYSTQFSEISYGSDECFEENKSGSASSVADGRSIADGLRYDIPLKKPIPVNVVDQKMSGTDVPSCGGECDIHSSKINDSSSQRFGKYKLNSTSSVADGLRYDIPLKKPIPVNVVDQKMSGTDVPSCGEECDIHSSKINDSSSQRFGKYKLNSTSSVADGSRYDVPLKMPMPVNIVDQKMSGMNVPSCGEECNIHSSKIDDSSSQHFGKDKLNSTSSVADGSRYDVPLKKPIPVNVVDQRITDMSVPSTSGETNVDFFSSIDGHFTITSESGQLVESATLHFGSDVKVECGQSISSNIQSSFVVQDGVTSERDCISDKMCTLVNHQVFQYMKSEEGRNDLLKILIDDVGGIDRLVKVLVPEIGKDALIDMFPTMSLFDIESNLSDVVMKDDEGVFIRYCKDGKLKPMHLLQEFISYVNTRNQGEIEETVVSEQLHGTISKHLRSNIRSYSRSRDVVLRRSNSARISGEQRFENIMVCQDINVTDDIAGHIKCKSSDVVLTNSGTRKSQSFRGVSQLYSKERPLLVDYARSYDCSSRQDVSLGCVSSLKRSIFNKGSNLSCRYVIYNDVMLGDFVKNTFDNLRKSVSTVLKFTDKLSMQDDSILLHWVLFCIINNPNFDKCESVIMNDLKSCRLYYKMIISVYHLYYNKITSVPNCQNLLLHVKNLQDMCWVGSYVKPIHTLFHKGEMKGVYFCVGKDYVKCKIQQYIGTINVSSVAKLREVFKVIDLESITQENLDSFVVKDNLIVSFKYFKSASGNCRLDASKYSNVIIKGDIPVHVTLHCNNVFVYGNVKGRLLSCRDSVRIEGSVSGSIEAKHSGIDTSMVFIAGNVEKSSIVKVENSVVEVCGNVYGNIEVRSSNVILRGNVYKGSCVVVMLGMYLYFSSIAKGNFFLRGIKHVFINGIIDTSNLCAHECNFYIKENRIFKLSNACIDCEVKFLSRDLDVLELQSVMNKKVLERDTESIQTKALCNQAINIDQGSHMQQVSHCVHDVKINHLSDLMTI is encoded by the coding sequence ATGTTAAAATATTGTGTTACTGATAGTAGTAGAGAACGTTCTATCCCGCAATGTACTACTCAATGTGATAAAACAAGCCGTACTATTACTGATTTTAATGGTCGAAAGCCGTATATGATAAAAAGATATTTTGTTCAATTTGGTTCTCATAAAGAGATTATAAAAGACTTAAATGATAGGGTAAGACACGTATATATTGAAATGTGTGATCTTATTAATCAGTTGTCTAAAGAAGATAGTAGGGCTTTCTTTTCTACTTTGTGCTCTTCTTGTATGACAAGTTTTTTTTATGACTTGAGCTATCTTCAATATGACTTGAGTATTTTTCTTGGATGTCAATCGCGTTTATTGGAAAAGGTACCTAATATTGTAATCAGTGAAGATACGCTGTGTAAATTGTGTGAAGATCTTGTATCGAATTACTTTAGTATTAATAATATTTTGTTATCAGATGCAGCTGTTTCTTCAGAACAAGCAATAGAAAGTGCAGGTAGTGCTACTGCTTCTACTGGGGTAGGCTCTGTAAGTAAACAGCAAGATATGGGTGGTGGTCTTGGTGTTGTTAGTGATGGTAACACATTGTTGATAGGCGGACAGATGGAATCTGTATTATGTGTAATGAGACAGACGCAAAATATTTTACTAAGATTGCAACGGCAATGTCATAGTTCTAATCAATTTATGGCGAGTTCTGTAGATTTTCCTTCTGAACAATTTAGCGATGTAAAAGTAGGGATACATAATTTTCAAATATCTCTGGATAATATGTTTAGGATATTGAAAAGGTTAAATAGTGTGTTGAATATAATATTATTGGAAAATGAAGAAAAAAAGTCGGAATTTTCAGCCATAGAATCAAGCATATGTCAGAATGGTAGTGACCCTAGATTGGTTAAAGTATTGATTCTAAATCATATGTTAAATCAAAAGAGATCTAGATTATCTAGGATGAGTTATCAAAGTGTGTCTAGCTCAAGAGAAAGAGAATCGTGTGATTCTATAGATATGAATGAAACGGTTGAACATGTGGTACTAACGAGTGAAGAATATAGTACTCAATTCTCAGAGATTAGTTATGGTAGTGATGAATGTTTTGAGGAAAATAAATCAGGTAGTGCTAGCAGTGTAGCAGATGGCAGAAGTATAGCAGATGGCTTAAGATATGATATTCCTTTGAAAAAGCCTATACCTGTGAATGTTGTTGATCAGAAGATGAGTGGTACGGATGTTCCATCATGTGGTGGGGAATGCGATATCCATTCTTCAAAAATTAATGATAGTAGTAGTCAACGTTTTGGAAAGTATAAGTTGAATAGTACTAGTAGTGTAGCAGATGGCTTAAGATATGATATTCCTTTGAAAAAGCCTATACCTGTGAATGTTGTTGATCAGAAGATGAGTGGTACGGATGTTCCATCATGTGGTGAGGAATGCGATATCCATTCTTCAAAAATTAATGATAGTAGTAGTCAACGTTTTGGAAAGTATAAATTGAATAGTACTAGTAGTGTAGCAGATGGCTCAAGATATGATGTTCCTTTAAAGATGCCTATGCCTGTGAATATTGTTGATCAGAAGATGAGTGGTATGAATGTTCCATCATGTGGTGAGGAATGCAATATCCATTCTTCAAAAATTGATGATAGTAGTAGTCAACATTTTGGAAAGGACAAATTGAATAGTACTAGCAGTGTAGCAGATGGCTCAAGATATGATGTTCCTTTAAAAAAGCCTATACCTGTGAATGTTGTTGATCAAAGAATAACTGATATGAGTGTTCCATCAACTAGTGGAGAAACTAACGTTGATTTCTTTTCGTCAATAGATGGTCATTTTACTATTACAAGTGAATCTGGTCAGCTGGTGGAGTCTGCAACGTTACACTTTGGTTCAGATGTTAAGGTAGAATGCGGTCAGAGTATCTCAAGTAATATCCAAAGTAGCTTTGTTGTACAAGATGGAGTGACTAGTGAAAGAGATTGTATTTCTGATAAGATGTGTACGCTTGTAAATCATCAAGTATTTCAGTACATGAAAAGTGAAGAAGGTAGGAATGATTTGTTAAAAATATTGATTGATGATGTGGGTGGTATTGATCGATTAGTTAAGGTATTAGTTCCAGAAATAGGTAAGGATGCTCTTATAGATATGTTCCCTACTATGTCTTTATTTGATATTGAAAGTAACCTAAGTGATGTTGTTATGAAAGATGATGAAGGTGTTTTTATAAGGTATTGTAAGGATGGTAAATTGAAGCCAATGCATTTATTACAAGAGTTTATCTCTTATGTGAATACCAGAAATCAGGGGGAAATTGAAGAGACTGTAGTATCAGAACAATTGCATGGTACTATAAGTAAGCATTTGAGATCTAATATAAGAAGCTACAGTAGAAGTAGAGACGTTGTTTTAAGAAGAAGTAATTCGGCTAGAATAAGTGGTGAACAACGTTTTGAAAATATTATGGTTTGTCAAGATATTAATGTCACAGATGATATTGCTGGTCATATAAAATGTAAAAGTTCGGATGTTGTGTTAACAAATAGTGGGACTAGAAAATCACAGTCTTTTAGAGGTGTATCTCAATTGTATTCTAAAGAACGCCCTTTACTTGTTGATTATGCAAGATCATATGACTGTTCAAGTAGACAAGATGTTTCACTTGGTTGTGTTTCAAGTTTGAAGAGATCTATATTTAACAAAGGGAGTAATTTAAGCTGTAGGTATGTAATTTATAATGATGTTATGTTAGGGGATTTTGTAAAAAATACATTTGATAATTTGCGTAAATCTGTCAGCACGGTTTTAAAGTTTACAGATAAACTATCTATGCAAGATGATAGTATCTTATTGCATTGGGTCTTGTTCTGTATAATAAATAACCCAAATTTTGATAAGTGTGAATCTGTTATTATGAACGATTTAAAGTCGTGTCGTTTGTATTATAAAATGATTATTTCAGTATATCATTTGTATTATAACAAAATTACTTCAGTGCCTAATTGTCAAAATTTACTTTTACATGTTAAGAATCTACAAGATATGTGCTGGGTAGGTTCTTATGTGAAACCTATTCATACTTTATTTCATAAAGGAGAAATGAAGGGTGTATATTTTTGTGTTGGTAAGGATTATGTAAAATGTAAAATACAACAATATATAGGTACGATAAATGTAAGTAGTGTTGCTAAGTTAAGAGAGGTCTTTAAGGTTATCGATTTAGAAAGTATTACTCAAGAGAATCTTGATTCATTTGTAGTAAAGGATAATTTAATTGTCTCGTTTAAGTATTTTAAATCTGCTAGTGGTAATTGTCGGTTAGATGCATCTAAATATAGTAATGTAATTATAAAAGGTGACATTCCTGTACATGTGACTTTGCATTGTAATAATGTTTTTGTATATGGTAATGTGAAGGGAAGATTGTTGTCGTGTCGTGATTCAGTAAGAATTGAGGGATCAGTTAGTGGGAGTATTGAAGCTAAACACAGTGGAATAGATACATCTATGGTTTTCATTGCAGGTAATGTAGAAAAATCTTCAATAGTAAAAGTTGAAAACAGTGTAGTGGAAGTTTGTGGCAATGTTTATGGTAATATTGAAGTAAGAAGTAGTAATGTCATACTAAGGGGAAATGTATATAAAGGAAGTTGTGTAGTTGTTATGCTTGGAATGTATTTATATTTTTCTTCCATTGCTAAGGGTAATTTTTTTCTAAGGGGAATAAAGCACGTATTTATTAATGGAATTATTGACACTAGTAATTTATGTGCGCATGAATGTAATTTTTATATTAAAGAAAATAGAATATTTAAACTTAGTAATGCATGTATAGATTGTGAAGTCAAGTTTTTATCTCGTGACCTTGATGTACTAGAGTTACAAAGTGTAATGAATAAAAAAGTGCTTGAGAGAGATACTGAAAGTATACAAACCAAAGCTCTGTGTAATCAAGCAATTAACATAGATCAGGGTAGTCATATGCAGCAAGTTAGTCACTGTGTTCATGATGTCAAAATTAATCACTTGTCAGATTTAATGACAATATGA